The Arachis hypogaea cultivar Tifrunner chromosome 14, arahy.Tifrunner.gnm2.J5K5, whole genome shotgun sequence DNA window CTTTTTTAGTTTCATAGTTTGCTCTTAATATGGAGAAATAAAATGTGCATAATACTGTTGTTTTACCAAGTTCTGCTTTAGATGTTTTATATTTTAGCAACTTAATACAAGACTAATTCCTGTGGCTAATTTTTGTCTGTGGGAGTGAGATGAGTTATATAGAAGTTACACAAATCAGAGAGGTTCAATTTCTGTACCTCAAATTTCTTAATCTTTTTGAAATTGACGGTCCAATTTCAGAAATTAGAGGGTTCGATTTTTTTACCCTAAGTTAAACGGTGTCACATTTGAGATTAACAATAAATGTCGGCAAAACAGTAAATGTCGGTaaacagtaaaagcaaacagtactATCAGTAAATAGTAACCAAATAGTAATCATTTGGGGTCTATAAATAGCAAAGGCCCCATTCATTCCAAGGCATCAAAAACTTGAAAGTTCAAAAGCGCTCTCTACTTCtatatcttcttatttcataaatTCTCCAAATATTTGTAATCATCTTCAAGATTGTATCAACTTTACAAGTAATAATAGTACAAGTTCATCTCTGTAAGCTTACTatcttattctttcttttcttataattatAGTAAGCTTATAGAGATGAATTTGTACTATTATTGCTTGTAAAGTTGATACAATCTTGAAGATTATTACGTATTTGGAGAATTTATGAAGTAAGAAGATATAGAGTAGAGAGAGCTTTTGAGCTTTCAAGTTTTTGATGCCTTGGAATGAATGAGGCATTTGGTATTTATAGACTCCAAATGATTACTATTTGGTTACTATTTGCCGACAGTACTGTTTGCCGACatttactgtttgcttttactATTTGCCGACAtttactggttttttttttttttacagaaatTTTCTTTTTAACTGGACTTTTTACCTTGAGCTCATATACTTGTTCTTATTGTTATTACATTTCAAAAGGGTCTTGAGAATCTTGAAACTAAtgatttttaagataaaaaatccaattaaaaaaaaaacgattTTTGTAAAAAAAGAGAGGCAAACAGTAAATGTCGACAAAACAGTAAATATTGGCAAACATTAAAAACAAACAGTATTGTcgacaaataataattaaatagtaaTTATTTGGGgtctataaatattaaataccaAAGGCCTCATTCATTTCAAGACATCAAAAATTTGATAGCTCAAAATCTCTCTCTACTTCTATATCTTCTTACTTCATAAATTCTCTAAATATTTATAATCATCTTCAAGATTGTATCAACTTTACAAGCAATAATAGTATACGTTCATCTCTATAAGCTTactatcttttatatatatattattgttattagatGTGTTTATTCAACTCTATTATTAGTTTATTGAAGAGTACACAATTAGAGTGTATATACATCTTATAAAGTAACGCTGGTTGacacaaaaaggaaagaaatgaaccaaaatatcCATCACCATGTTAATATTGAGTCATCAACACCCGTATATATCATATCACAGTGCTCTTGAACGAGGTGCAATTTTCAATCCTGAATAATGCTTTTATAAATCAGAGTATTGCTATTTAAGCTCTAAATGCAAAACAAGTTTTTCATCCAAAAaatgtttttctatttaatttattaactatttagatgaaagtttcattatttctttaagggaaaaacggaaaaaaaaaaagaagataaaaaataaaaaaatgggggGAAAAATGGTATTAAAGGGTCACACTAAAAGCTGTAGTATTCAGTATTTACAATGGTAACATGTGGAGATAAATATTTAGAGCTTGGTACTTCTTTCTTGgctggtttttatgattttccatTTCATCTTATTGCTCTCAGAATTCCCCCACTTTTATCACTATTAACCCGTGTAGTTTTAGTATTCTTTGACTTATCACCACGATCAAGTGCTTCATTCTCAAAAAGCTTATTAAGCTTTGGATCTTGCAAACATCCTTTTGAAATCATCTCCTCATAGAAATCCCTGGCCTTGATGAACCACCTACACTTTACAAGCCCCTCTACCATTGTTCTGTAATGCATACAATTTGGCACCACACCATATGCCACCATTTCCATCCATATTTTCAGCGCATTTACCGGTTGCTTCAGCTTGAAGAACTTTGCCAGAATTAAAAGAAAGGAATCCTCATTTGGACTCAATCCAGAACCTTTCATCCTGCTCAGAAATTCTAATGTTCCTTGATAATCCGTTCCCTCAAAAAATGCATGGTAGGTCTCAATGGTTGGACTGACATTCTCTTTCACCATTTCGTTTAATATAATTCTTGCCTCTGCTAACTTTCCAGCTTCACAAAGAGGTTGTATCATGGAATTAAAGGTGGCAGAGTTTGGCTGCAAACCTTCTTCTTTCAACTTATCTACAAACTTTACAGCTTCCTTCAAGCAATTTTCGCAAGTTAAAACATATACCAATGAATTGTAAACCATTATCCCAGGAATCCACTCCCTCTTCTTCATCTGATCATAGAGCCTAAGAGAGTCAAAAAGATTCCCAGTTTTTGAAAAGCAGGAAATCATGTGGCTATATGAAACACCATCTGGAGTAATGCAGTAGTTTGACATTTCTCTCCAAACTCTTTTTGCTTCAAAAACATCACATGTTATGTTACACCATCCATTAAGAATAATGTTAAAGCTCTCGGTTTCAAGTGGGAAGAGTTTCTTATTTACAAGCATAAACTCTTCAGCCTCTTCAACATTCCCATGTCTGCAAAGAGCATTCAAGAGAGAATGGAATGCTTCCTGATCAGGAGTCAATCTGAATTTCTCCATAAAGTTGAATGTTTGAATGGCCTTGGCTGAATTATTAGCAGCAGCATATCTGATTGGAAATAAAACAACCCAAAATTGAAAAAAGCCTCAGCTACAAGCTAATCAAATCATTAAGAAGATGAACTAACATTACATCTATACCTGTCAATCATAATAAGCATAGCAAGCCGTGTGGAGAGAGAAGAGCGTTGCATATCTCGAATGATGCACCAAGCAGTGGAGAATTTTGAATGAGTTCCCAGAACCCATATCATCAAGGTGCAAACTTTCTCATCAAAGCAATGAAATTTGCCGCCCCAATTGAAGGCAACAAGTGCAGGCTTCCATTGTTCCCTCAACGCCCAAATTGCACAGCATATCAAATCCTTACTTGCTTCGAAACCTGAGTGGTCGAGATGGGTGGCTGCCTCTGCTTGCGACGAAAAGGTGGCGACCTTTTTGAGCAACTCGAGGAATTGAGGCGGAGGCGGATGTTGTGGGCCATCGAAGTGGAAGCTGAATGGCACGGGAggtggaggaagaggaggagcgGGGCATTGAGAGTGAGAGAGGGAGGGCGATgaaagtgtttgatgaaatgcctgaGAGAGTAACACGTTATTTGCCATTCGCTTTAATTGGGAAGCTTTTAGACGCAGAGCCATATTGCGGCTCCGAGTTGGTCAAGagtttttttaaaacttttgagtGGTCAggcttcaattttttttaatagtgatCATGATAAATCTGACTGTTTCACAAAATTCATCTAAATATACCAAATTTTGATGTAAAATAATGAGAGAAGAAaagttgatataaaattatagacaAATGGAGAATTCTATTATTGATATTCTTTTATAtgtgtatttaattatatttaagattttatatggTTATATAACATTTGTAATATCACTCAGATCAATACATATTAACGCTTTCATTTGATAGAGTTTTGTGTTTGCTAGTAATGACTATTTATAAGACTTTTAAGGTTGTGTATATTGAAAATTTAAGCATGGTTTGGTGATGACTCGAACATGATTTTCAATAACGAAAAGTTTCAGTAATCAACAATTTTAATCAAACTTAGTCATTATTCAGTCAGTAAGTATTATTTCTTCTCAAATGTCTCAAGCAagtatgataattttttttttcggtgaAAAGTATGGTAAAATTTTACctctgttatttattttttttcaaatgctGGTTGTTTATTGGcccaaaatttgaaaaagtgcCACTCCTAATATTGTTGTTCCAATAATTGGTGAATCTAGTTATTTATAACACTTTGTGAATGTTTGTCAGGgatatatcttttttcaaaattttacaagaaaaaaaaatcttattaagtaaaaaaattatacaatccatttctcaaatataaaaaattatctattttcatataagtaaatttttttaataaaataattaattttaaaattcatcatatttttgttttccttcttattctttcttttgGGCCCTTGGACCTCTACATTTACTAAAAACGGTATATTTTAAAGGCTTAAAATATTAGgcccaaattaaaatatttaaaaggtgGTATAgtagttaatttattaattcgTTTGCCTGTCACCgtgagtaaatattttttaaatttattagttaACCATCAATTTTCAATTGATACGGATTAGTCATTTGTGCTGTCGAAccgagaataaaaaatataagaaaaaaaaaatccaaaaatgctTTATCCTCACTGTAACCGAAGACTAGAACTGGAGTCTGGAACTGAGCAGCATCTCTGCAGAAACATAAACACAAACACGTTGTGTGCAGCCAAAAATCAAAACGCAAATGAGTGTTTGCAACTGCAAAACCCTTCTTCTGTgttcctctctctcttccttcaAATCCCAACACaccactctttctctctcttcttccctcacCCGAAGATGCTTCGCTTCACTCCAAACCGCTCCTTCCATTGCAGACGACACTGTCAAACAACTCCTAACCAACCACGATGGTGTCTCCAGGCTCATGAAGATGGAGCGCAAGCCACTCCTCTTCCAACCCCAACCTCACGCTCGCTGGTTCCCTTACCACGATAGGTACCTACAAATGCAACTAATAACAAGAGTTTGTTATTCAATTTGTTAGTTACAGTTAGTTATGCTGTAGTAGTGTAGTTAGTTAGAATCTGTTACGTGAATGAATAACAAGTTGTTTAGTGGATTAGTTACAAGTTATAAACAGATTTACCATTGATGCTATGCTGCCAGCAGTAGATTAGATTTGTTGTGCTCTCTATATATGAAGAATGAAGAAATTACAAGATACAATACCGTTTTGGTATAACACAAAATGtagtaaaataattaacatataacaTAGAATACTGATCTCAGATCTTATATAAGTTATTGCAAAAGCTGTAGAATGTAGTCATATGGTTGATTAATATAGAAATTTTGCTTATCGAGCTATTAAGATTCCGGAGAATTAGTGGAccataataatataattagaaGTATCTAGCATCAGACTTATTTGCGACTAGTTTGAAGTATTTGTGCATCGTAGTTCTCTAGGATGGTTATGGAGTAGGAAGTTTCATTTACTTCCATTTGGCTAGTAATGCTTTGAGTCTGTTAACAGGTTCAGCTGTGAAAATGGTTATGTGATAAGCAGTGGTGAGATCATTGATGCTGTTAGTCCGGTGATGTCggaagagaggagggagaggttcAAGAATGTGGTTCAGAACAGGAGCTACTCAGTTTGTTTGGTGGTGGAAGGGCTCTGCGACTTTGGGAATGTTTCCGCCGCATTTCGGTCTGCGGATGCACTTGGGGTGCAGTCTGTTCATGTGGTGTCTTGTGATGCCAACAAAAGGTGTTTGAGACTTATAAGAATGTGTTGAGGTGAAAAGGAAGAAAATGAGCTTGGTTTTTGTTTCTTGAATTTCACTATCATGCCTTGTTTTGAATTCATGCTGGTTTGAATTTTTTCATGATGGTTTTGttatccaaaagaaaaaaaaagaaaagagctcaGATCATTCCGTcccttttacttgattttagttaTTGAGACTGTTGATATGAAATGAACTTGAACTTGTTTTTGTTATTTCATATAGTGGCATTGCCCTACTTTTGTTATTTGTGCAGTGACAGGTATatgaaaaggagaaaaaaattttcactggTTTCAGCCAGTTCTACATTGAACTTACAAAACAGTTTGAGATAAAGACAGACCATGAATCATTATAGTTGAAGTCTCAATTTGAAATATCTTGCCTGCTTAAGCCTTTACACTTGTTTCAGGTATAGAGATAATCGTCATGTGAGCATGGGTGCAGAAAAGTGGTTGGACATTGAATTGTGGGACTCTACGACGGAGTGCTTTAAGATGTTAAAATCACGTGGTTATCGAATCGCCACAACCCATTTAGGAATGGATACGGTATTTCTCAACTCTTCCTTTTCTGTTATAGTGCTATTTCATACTAGAGAAAGTGTGTACAACCAATACTTGTATATTTTTTTCACTTGCATTTTGTAAGTGCTATTTTTGGGGGGACTTTACACTATCATTTGGGTCTTATTACTTTACATTCTGAACCAACATTGTTCAGGATCTTCAGATGATTCACTGACATTTCTTGCTATATGTAGGTTTCTATATATGACATGGACTGGTCCTGCCCAACTGCAATTGTAGTTGGAAATGAGAATAGGTAATTTCCTTCCTTTTTATCTCGTTTTTTTAACTGACAGATGCCTTGATAATGGAGTTGGTTGTGTTCAATTTGATGCTCAGCGCTTATATAGATATGCCATTGAACAAAAAAACTCCATAGTATTCTCTGAATGATGGAAAATCAACAAAAGATGCAACCATGAGTTTAATGTAGCTGTCATTTGTTCTAGATTACTGAGTAATTAGGGAATCTCTGCTAATGTTTACACTTGTTCTAGATTACTAACTGAGTAATTAGGGAATCTCTGCTAATGTCCACACTGATTTTAAGTGTTAAATAGTTGTTTTCTTCCTTGTGGCCACATTTTGTGCATGCTCAACATTAGCTATGTTCTTATCATTATAGGGGCATTAGCGAGGAGGCTTTGGAGTTGTCGGATTTGCATTGCAGTATTCCGATGAATGGAATGGTAGACTCTTTCAATGTTTCGGTTGCTGCCGGAATCCTCATGCACCATGCCGTGTGTGATAGAATATCACGAATGGTATGATTTTAGTTATGTACTTTATGTGGCACAAAACAATGAACTAATTGATCTGACATGTGTTATCTTTCTATCTACCTAGATATTTAGTAAACCGTTATGATTGATCTTATATCCTTTCCTCCCTTTATCTATAGAACAAAGATCAGCAATAATTTTACCAATTGAATTGGAAACTGTTGTATACgggaaaaaaaaaaatggaaactgTTGTTTGGTGTCTgctcttcaattttgataattaaacttGCAATCTTAgataatttgattcaaatttatcATAGAATTGTTACTCACATGACAGTAACTGAAGGATGGTTTTGGTAAATCATCTGTGATTGTGCATCATTAAGATTTGTTATGGTTTGCCAGATCACGGTTGAGTGCGTGTAGCACATATCTAAATCCTTCATGATACTCGCAGGGCCATCATGGTGATCTgacagaagaagaaagacaaaTTCTACTTGCAGAGTTTTCACTGCGCCATAGCAACAGTGCAATAAGCATCGTTCAAGATTATGCAAAGCGCAAGGTGGCAACATCGACCTAAAAGAAAAGGCAAAATTCTTCTGATTTTCATGTTTTCCCACCGAGACAGGCACATCCATGAAGCTAAACTGGTCCCTTCCTGAATATGACTGATTCCCACAAACTAGAGTAACAACAGCAAGAAATTGCATTAGCTGATGAAGCATGATGCACAAGGCTGATTGAATAACATTTTAACAACATGGATCGTCATCAAGGCTTCTGTCTGTACTATAAAATCTGTGCTCAATGATGTGCTTA harbors:
- the LOC112744521 gene encoding pentatricopeptide repeat-containing protein At1g80880, mitochondrial, yielding MALRLKASQLKRMANNVLLSQAFHQTLSSPSLSHSQCPAPPLPPPPVPFSFHFDGPQHPPPPQFLELLKKVATFSSQAEAATHLDHSGFEASKDLICCAIWALREQWKPALVAFNWGGKFHCFDEKVCTLMIWVLGTHSKFSTAWCIIRDMQRSSLSTRLAMLIMIDRYAAANNSAKAIQTFNFMEKFRLTPDQEAFHSLLNALCRHGNVEEAEEFMLVNKKLFPLETESFNIILNGWCNITCDVFEAKRVWREMSNYCITPDGVSYSHMISCFSKTGNLFDSLRLYDQMKKREWIPGIMVYNSLVYVLTCENCLKEAVKFVDKLKEEGLQPNSATFNSMIQPLCEAGKLAEARIILNEMVKENVSPTIETYHAFFEGTDYQGTLEFLSRMKGSGLSPNEDSFLLILAKFFKLKQPVNALKIWMEMVAYGVVPNCMHYRTMVEGLVKCRWFIKARDFYEEMISKGCLQDPKLNKLFENEALDRGDKSKNTKTTRVNSDKSGGILRAIR
- the LOC112744522 gene encoding uncharacterized protein, with translation MSVCNCKTLLLCSSLSSFKSQHTTLSLSSSLTRRCFASLQTAPSIADDTVKQLLTNHDGVSRLMKMERKPLLFQPQPHARWFPYHDRFSCENGYVISSGEIIDAVSPVMSEERRERFKNVVQNRSYSVCLVVEGLCDFGNVSAAFRSADALGVQSVHVVSCDANKRYRDNRHVSMGAEKWLDIELWDSTTECFKMLKSRGYRIATTHLGMDTVSIYDMDWSCPTAIVVGNENRGISEEALELSDLHCSIPMNGMVDSFNVSVAAGILMHHAVCDRISRMGHHGDLTEEERQILLAEFSLRHSNSAISIVQDYAKRKVATST